The bacterium genome includes a window with the following:
- the pcm gene encoding protein-L-isoaspartate O-methyltransferase, with translation MAGGKENLAHKYFNDHMNSSKQLIDDLINEGYLMTPRIIDAFRKIDRADFVPEESKSEAYVNAPLPIGYGQTISQPLTVAFMLELLKPEKGDKILDIGSGSGWQTALLAEIVGASGQVFGLEIIKALKEFGKKNVAKYGFIEKGIAKIIPVNGSIGFEKEAPFDKIIVGAMSSIAPKTFLGQLKIGGRLVIPYAGSVWLLVKKSEKEFEEYEYPGFVFVPLVAK, from the coding sequence TCATCAAAACAATTAATTGATGATCTGATCAATGAAGGGTATCTTATGACCCCGCGCATCATTGATGCGTTTAGAAAAATAGATCGCGCGGATTTCGTGCCGGAAGAATCAAAGTCGGAAGCTTATGTTAATGCCCCTTTGCCTATCGGATACGGACAGACGATCTCTCAGCCACTGACAGTGGCTTTTATGTTGGAATTGTTAAAACCGGAAAAAGGGGATAAAATACTGGATATCGGTTCGGGATCCGGCTGGCAGACCGCGCTTTTGGCCGAGATTGTGGGCGCAAGCGGCCAGGTATTCGGACTTGAGATCATCAAAGCGCTTAAAGAATTCGGGAAAAAAAACGTTGCCAAGTATGGTTTTATCGAAAAAGGAATCGCAAAGATCATTCCCGTTAATGGCTCCATAGGATTCGAAAAAGAAGCGCCTTTTGACAAGATCATCGTCGGAGCTATGTCATCCATCGCGCCCAAAACTTTTTTGGGGCAACTGAAGATCGGAGGCCGTCTCGTGATACCATACGCGGGGAGCGTGTGGCTTCTCGTAAAAAAATCGGAAAAAGAATTTGAAGAATATGAATATCCGGGATTCGTTTTTGTGCCGCTAGTTGCTAAGTAA